One window from the genome of Natrialba magadii ATCC 43099 encodes:
- a CDS encoding DUF7260 family protein: MTEPAPLRTIDAARRVIDREHEVLIAEKRAFDRFNNRLQALDANGSAAGSNGSTMHVSGTATKGLSRVRTLYEETIMNVPHYEDSYDESLSEHVAGEFSAELAAALESHSVLTPQLKQPLLEMSGQSVTLRHQLIEAIEREREAVDSAGRELRAIQDDLDSILTQPLDSLEFNALRLSRGRLLELQRACDESSAKRQDRIRRRRELTIGDIGMFEAYLYADCEHTYPVLAACATMGTRVRQGRHRLERLLAVVQ; the protein is encoded by the coding sequence GTGACTGAACCAGCGCCCCTTCGGACGATCGACGCCGCCCGTCGGGTTATCGACCGAGAACATGAGGTGTTGATAGCTGAAAAACGCGCCTTCGATCGGTTCAATAACCGGCTTCAGGCCCTCGACGCAAACGGAAGTGCGGCGGGGTCGAACGGATCGACGATGCACGTCTCGGGGACTGCAACGAAGGGGCTCTCGAGGGTCAGAACGCTGTACGAAGAGACGATCATGAACGTCCCACATTACGAGGACAGCTACGACGAGTCGCTGTCCGAACACGTCGCTGGCGAGTTCAGTGCGGAACTCGCAGCTGCACTCGAGTCACACTCGGTACTCACCCCACAGCTGAAACAGCCGCTGCTCGAGATGTCTGGCCAGTCGGTGACGTTGCGACACCAACTCATCGAGGCGATCGAACGCGAGCGAGAGGCAGTCGACTCGGCAGGTCGAGAGCTGCGGGCTATTCAGGACGATCTCGATTCGATTCTCACCCAACCACTGGACAGCCTCGAGTTCAACGCGCTTCGACTCTCGAGGGGACGGCTACTCGAGTTACAGAGGGCCTGTGACGAGAGTTCCGCGAAACGTCAGGATCGGATTCGAAGACGCCGCGAACTAACGATAGGAGATATTGGTATGTTCGAGGCGTATCTCTACGCAGACTGTGAACACACGTATCCAGTGCTTGCGGCGTGTGCCACGATGGGGACCCGCGTGCGACAGGGACGACACAGACTCGAGCGGTTGCTCGCGGTAGTTCAGTAA
- a CDS encoding DUF7511 domain-containing protein, whose protein sequence is MTDSYRERTGERVTGTNTDIDTDTDTDTDSDTETDTESASKPTTRPEHDDETDRRQPNARVLPSSPSPASASDVHMSSSDETRESDPRTALERIVVQYEDGPNQWTLVPQEGTAEERLTAWLSADEDLFVDRLAMR, encoded by the coding sequence ATGACAGACAGTTACCGCGAGCGAACTGGCGAGCGCGTTACCGGAACCAATACCGACATCGACACCGATACCGACACCGATACTGATTCTGACACTGAAACAGATACTGAATCGGCGTCCAAACCGACGACACGTCCCGAACACGACGACGAGACCGACCGTCGCCAACCAAACGCTCGCGTTCTCCCCAGTTCTCCATCACCGGCATCAGCTTCCGATGTACACATGTCCTCGAGCGACGAAACACGTGAGTCTGACCCCAGAACAGCACTCGAGCGAATCGTCGTCCAGTACGAAGACGGGCCGAACCAGTGGACGCTCGTGCCACAGGAGGGGACAGCTGAGGAACGGCTGACGGCGTGGCTCTCGGCGGACGAGGATCTCTTCGTCGATCGATTGGCGATGCGGTAA
- the lrpA1 gene encoding HTH-type transcriptional regulator LrpA1 translates to MSTQATEDRILEVLEQDAQASYAEIANRADVSKPTVRKYINQLEDDGVIVGYSADVDPKKLSSKTIALVGLDVASERYVEATKALKELSEIEALYSSSGDHMLMAEVRAADGDELGEFISDEMLDIDGVTAAHPSFLQERLK, encoded by the coding sequence ATGAGTACCCAGGCGACGGAAGATCGGATCCTGGAGGTTCTCGAGCAGGACGCCCAGGCGTCCTACGCCGAGATCGCCAACCGGGCCGACGTCTCGAAACCAACGGTCAGAAAGTACATCAACCAACTCGAGGACGACGGCGTCATCGTCGGCTACTCGGCCGACGTCGATCCGAAGAAGCTCTCGAGTAAGACTATCGCGCTGGTCGGACTCGACGTGGCGAGCGAACGCTACGTCGAGGCGACGAAGGCGCTCAAGGAACTGTCGGAGATTGAAGCGTTATACAGCTCGAGTGGTGACCACATGCTGATGGCGGAGGTGCGCGCCGCGGACGGCGACGAACTCGGCGAGTTCATCTCGGATGAGATGCTCGATATCGACGGTGTAACGGCAGCACACCCATCGTTCTTGCAGGAGCGACTCAAGTAA
- a CDS encoding LolA family protein, which produces MSPPADGRVPTRHYLVVVLVPLLVLLAGCTGPLASDLSASDLETEFDETTPPAEVSATVEIREEIDGDVRERTEAVWLRDDGAVRTDPVSDSNGDPGTLTVSDGETRWHHDRATGSTTAIEVDPDASSWLDGLYGQQERYLAAYDLTEATETTVENRDSYHLTFEPPANETVDQSVAILVGETAYELPLSTSEEPSELGVDRVEVWLDQETLFPVKHQISGDDLLLETTYTDLTIDSEFDDDLFEFTPPAANGGEGETKSEGETEPSPPDDENDTDFLPLPTIEDHESIADAEETVPFAVAEPRPSTLPDRVVFDGVTSYEFPDEDRTQVSVFYRGGGDGTITVTTSDGPREFATNGHDVPVGDATGSLEQTPQGTELQWTCGEQYYSVYVDTQFGDDTALEIGQQLGCR; this is translated from the coding sequence ATGTCCCCTCCAGCAGACGGTCGGGTCCCCACTCGCCACTATCTGGTGGTCGTTCTCGTTCCGCTTCTGGTTCTTCTCGCAGGCTGTACGGGGCCGCTCGCCAGTGACCTCTCAGCAAGTGATCTCGAGACGGAGTTTGACGAGACCACCCCACCTGCCGAGGTGAGCGCGACCGTCGAAATCCGCGAAGAAATCGACGGCGACGTTCGCGAACGCACAGAGGCAGTCTGGCTGCGCGACGATGGTGCCGTCCGAACCGATCCGGTCAGCGATTCGAACGGCGATCCGGGAACCCTCACCGTCAGCGACGGGGAAACCCGCTGGCATCACGACCGCGCCACCGGTTCGACGACAGCGATCGAGGTCGATCCGGACGCGTCGTCGTGGCTCGACGGCCTCTACGGCCAACAGGAGCGCTACCTCGCGGCGTACGACCTCACCGAGGCGACGGAGACGACCGTCGAGAACCGCGACAGCTACCACCTCACGTTCGAGCCACCGGCGAACGAAACTGTCGACCAATCCGTCGCGATTCTCGTCGGCGAAACCGCCTACGAACTCCCGCTCTCGACCAGCGAAGAGCCATCGGAACTGGGCGTCGACCGCGTCGAGGTCTGGCTCGACCAGGAGACCCTGTTCCCGGTCAAACACCAGATCTCGGGAGACGACCTGCTCCTCGAGACGACCTACACGGACCTCACGATCGACAGTGAGTTCGACGATGACCTGTTCGAGTTTACGCCGCCGGCTGCAAACGGCGGCGAGGGCGAAACCAAGAGCGAGGGTGAAACCGAACCGTCGCCACCGGACGACGAGAACGACACCGATTTCCTCCCGCTGCCGACGATCGAGGATCACGAGTCGATCGCCGACGCTGAGGAAACCGTTCCGTTCGCGGTCGCAGAACCGCGCCCGAGTACACTCCCCGACCGTGTCGTGTTCGACGGCGTCACGAGCTACGAGTTCCCCGACGAGGACCGCACGCAGGTTTCGGTCTTCTACCGAGGCGGGGGCGACGGCACGATAACGGTCACGACGAGTGACGGTCCGCGAGAATTCGCGACGAACGGCCACGATGTGCCCGTCGGAGACGCCACCGGCTCACTCGAACAGACCCCGCAGGGCACGGAACTGCAGTGGACCTGCGGCGAGCAGTACTATTCAGTCTATGTCGACACCCAGTTCGGCGACGACACCGCACTCGAGATCGGCCAGCAACTCGGCTGTCGCTGA
- a CDS encoding thiamine pyrophosphate-dependent enzyme, protein MSAFNAIGDEREIDRDEYTPGVEPQPTWCPGCGDFGVLKALKQALPEVGKTPEEVLTVTGIGCSGKLNSYLDTYGFHTIHGRALPVARAAKLANPDLEVVAAGGDGDGYGIGGNHFIHSARENHDMTYIVFNNEIFGLTKGQTSPTSPKGHKSKTQPSGSAKTPLRPLSMSLNAGASYVARTAAVNPNQAKEIIKEAIEHDGFAHIDFLTQCPTWNKDARQYVPYVDVQESDDYDFDVHDRAEAAEMMRETEDVLNEGTVLTGRYYIDDDRPSYTQEKKAVGELPDQPLAERYFDDDAEWERSYDLLERHK, encoded by the coding sequence ATGAGTGCTTTCAACGCAATCGGAGACGAACGAGAGATCGACCGGGACGAGTACACGCCCGGTGTCGAACCGCAGCCGACCTGGTGTCCGGGCTGTGGCGACTTCGGCGTCCTGAAGGCGCTGAAGCAGGCCCTCCCGGAGGTCGGCAAAACCCCCGAGGAAGTGCTGACCGTTACCGGGATCGGCTGTTCGGGCAAACTGAACAGCTACCTCGACACGTACGGCTTCCACACGATCCACGGTCGCGCACTGCCCGTGGCTCGCGCCGCGAAACTGGCCAACCCCGACCTCGAGGTCGTCGCCGCCGGCGGTGACGGCGACGGCTACGGGATCGGTGGCAACCACTTCATCCACTCGGCCCGCGAGAACCACGACATGACCTACATCGTGTTCAACAACGAGATCTTCGGGCTGACGAAGGGCCAGACCTCCCCGACCAGCCCCAAGGGCCACAAGTCGAAGACCCAGCCATCCGGCAGCGCGAAGACGCCGCTTCGCCCGCTGTCGATGTCGCTGAACGCCGGCGCGAGCTACGTTGCCCGCACGGCCGCGGTCAACCCGAACCAGGCCAAGGAGATCATCAAGGAGGCCATCGAACACGACGGCTTCGCACACATCGACTTCCTGACCCAGTGTCCAACCTGGAACAAGGACGCGCGCCAGTACGTGCCCTACGTCGACGTCCAGGAGTCCGACGACTACGACTTCGACGTCCACGATCGGGCCGAAGCCGCCGAGATGATGCGCGAGACCGAAGACGTGCTCAACGAGGGCACCGTCCTCACCGGCCGCTACTACATCGACGACGATCGACCGTCTTACACCCAGGAGAAGAAGGCAGTCGGCGAACTGCCCGACCAGCCGCTCGCAGAGCGGTACTTCGACGACGACGCCGAGTGGGAACGCAGCTACGACCTGCTCGAACGGCACAAGTAG
- a CDS encoding 2-oxoacid:acceptor oxidoreductase subunit alpha encodes MSDDELIWRIAGGSGDGIDSTSQNFAKALMRSGLNVFTHRHYPSRIRGGHTYVEIRAAEHEVQSRGDGYNFLLALGDSFARNPQEEAYYGNEEIKPLSENLDELREGGVIIYDEGLVSEDDVEALNLDERAEENDWHVFPLDLRGLAKEHGREVMRNTAGVGATAALLDMDLEHIEDLMEDAMSGDVLEANLDILHEAYEDVNEEYEFEHDLRVPTGEHDTEQALLSGSNAIAYGAIDAGCRFIAGYPMTPWTDVFTILSQNFPDMGGISEQVEDEIAAAALAVGASHAGVKAMSGSSGGGFALMSEPLGLAEMTETPLVLVESMRAGPSTGMPTKPEQADLEHVLYTSQGDSQRVVFAPGNIEEAYEQTRLAFDLAWDYQIPVMLIYDQKLSGENKNVDIEFFDREPSPDLGSTLTEEELKEAAHDNSGKFKRFNYETAEDGVAPRSLPGQKNGRYLATGNEHSPVGHISEDPDNRVAQMDRRLEKLEAIRTELDEERDSTQTYFGEEDAEYGIITWGSSQGAVEEAVDRLNADGHSVRGLSVSDMMPFPEQEVTEFLESVDEAMVVEMNASAQFRGLLQKELGRFGEKLTSLLKYNGNPFEPAEVVEGYEVNVAEEEREPTAQVRIEPAAGD; translated from the coding sequence ATGAGCGACGACGAACTTATCTGGCGAATCGCAGGGGGTTCCGGTGACGGAATCGACTCGACGAGCCAGAACTTCGCAAAAGCGCTGATGCGTTCGGGGCTCAACGTATTTACACACCGCCACTATCCATCGCGGATCCGGGGCGGCCACACGTACGTCGAGATCCGAGCCGCAGAACACGAGGTACAGTCACGTGGGGATGGCTACAACTTCCTGCTCGCGCTGGGTGACTCCTTCGCCCGCAACCCGCAGGAAGAGGCCTACTACGGCAACGAGGAAATCAAGCCCCTCTCGGAGAACCTGGATGAACTCCGCGAAGGCGGTGTCATCATTTACGATGAGGGTCTCGTCAGCGAGGACGATGTCGAGGCACTCAACCTGGACGAACGCGCCGAGGAGAACGACTGGCACGTCTTCCCGCTCGACCTGCGCGGCCTCGCCAAGGAACACGGCCGCGAGGTCATGCGCAACACCGCTGGTGTCGGCGCGACCGCCGCGCTGCTCGACATGGACCTCGAGCACATCGAGGACCTCATGGAAGACGCTATGAGCGGCGACGTACTCGAGGCGAACCTGGACATTCTCCACGAGGCCTACGAGGACGTCAACGAAGAGTACGAGTTCGAACACGACCTTCGCGTGCCAACTGGCGAGCACGACACCGAGCAGGCACTGCTCTCGGGATCGAACGCGATCGCCTACGGCGCGATCGACGCCGGCTGTCGCTTCATCGCCGGCTATCCGATGACGCCGTGGACGGACGTCTTCACCATCCTCAGCCAGAACTTCCCAGACATGGGCGGGATCTCTGAGCAGGTCGAAGACGAAATCGCTGCTGCTGCGCTGGCCGTCGGTGCCAGCCACGCCGGCGTGAAGGCGATGTCCGGTTCCTCGGGCGGTGGCTTCGCGCTGATGAGCGAACCGCTCGGCCTCGCCGAGATGACCGAGACGCCGCTGGTGCTCGTCGAGTCGATGCGTGCCGGTCCGTCGACCGGGATGCCGACGAAGCCCGAGCAGGCCGACCTCGAACACGTTCTCTACACGAGTCAGGGCGACTCCCAGCGCGTCGTCTTCGCGCCCGGGAACATCGAGGAAGCCTACGAGCAGACCCGCCTCGCGTTCGACCTCGCGTGGGACTACCAGATCCCGGTCATGCTCATCTACGACCAGAAGCTCTCCGGCGAGAACAAGAACGTCGACATCGAGTTCTTCGACCGCGAGCCGTCGCCGGATCTGGGCTCGACGCTGACCGAAGAAGAGCTGAAGGAGGCCGCACACGACAACTCCGGGAAGTTCAAGCGCTTCAACTACGAAACCGCCGAGGACGGCGTCGCACCGCGCTCGCTGCCCGGCCAGAAGAACGGGCGCTACCTCGCGACGGGTAACGAACACAGCCCAGTCGGCCACATCAGCGAGGACCCCGACAACCGAGTCGCTCAGATGGACCGGCGTCTCGAGAAGCTCGAGGCGATCCGGACCGAACTCGACGAGGAACGCGACTCCACGCAGACCTACTTCGGCGAGGAAGACGCCGAGTACGGTATCATCACGTGGGGATCGAGCCAGGGTGCCGTCGAAGAGGCAGTCGATCGCCTGAACGCGGACGGCCACTCCGTCCGCGGGCTCAGCGTCTCGGACATGATGCCGTTCCCAGAGCAGGAAGTGACGGAGTTCTTAGAGAGCGTCGACGAGGCGATGGTCGTCGAGATGAACGCCAGCGCACAGTTCCGCGGCCTGCTGCAGAAGGAACTGGGCCGCTTCGGCGAGAAGCTCACCAGCCTCCTCAAGTACAACGGCAACCCGTTCGAGCCCGCCGAGGTCGTCGAGGGCTACGAGGTCAACGTTGCCGAGGAAGAGCGCGAACCGACCGCACAGGTCCGAATCGAACCCGCTGCAGGTGACTAA
- a CDS encoding VOC family protein, which translates to MDTNHDTSDHAAPDHAAPEHAAPEHAAPEHAGQLHHVELCTTDLESSVDFWDWLLRALEYEPKNEWAGGRSWINGPTYIVVKETDTDDPFDRRAPGLDHLAFHAASRAQVDELTAGVRERGDSSVLYDDQHPYAGGYYALYCESPTGITVEVVGPE; encoded by the coding sequence ATGGACACCAACCACGATACATCTGACCACGCCGCACCGGACCACGCCGCACCCGAACACGCCGCACCCGAACACGCCGCACCCGAACACGCCGGCCAACTCCACCACGTCGAACTCTGCACCACGGACCTCGAGTCGTCGGTCGACTTCTGGGACTGGCTGCTCCGTGCACTCGAGTACGAACCCAAAAACGAGTGGGCGGGTGGCCGCTCCTGGATCAACGGGCCGACATACATCGTCGTCAAAGAGACCGACACAGACGATCCGTTCGACCGACGCGCGCCGGGACTGGACCACCTCGCGTTCCACGCGGCATCCCGAGCGCAGGTCGACGAACTCACCGCAGGCGTCCGCGAGCGGGGTGATTCGAGCGTTCTCTACGACGACCAGCATCCCTACGCTGGCGGCTACTACGCGCTCTACTGTGAGAGCCCAACGGGGATTACCGTCGAAGTCGTCGGTCCGGAGTAA
- a CDS encoding PHP domain-containing protein yields MHDFHVHSNYSDGSFLRGMVRAAESADLDGIGFADHCNVADRTGADSMRTLYGFNLDLTYERRREGIERVREETSVSIYDAVEMDYNPRDETKIEAFLDDAGFDYSIGSVHTVDGDNVQIPSAFTERTDDELNAVVDDYFDTLVSLIESELFDIAAHVDLIERTPPLRGRATTDHYRRVAQAFADSSTIPELNAGRALTDAEIVHPSSAFLSTLREYDVPVTIGSDSHRPGEIGKRATFLEEYAAELGLEPVSPSTVLES; encoded by the coding sequence ATGCACGACTTCCACGTCCATTCGAACTACTCGGACGGGAGCTTTCTCAGAGGCATGGTCCGCGCCGCCGAATCCGCCGATCTCGACGGAATCGGTTTCGCAGACCACTGCAACGTCGCCGACCGTACCGGTGCTGACAGCATGCGCACACTGTACGGCTTCAACCTCGATCTCACCTACGAACGCCGCCGCGAGGGCATCGAGCGCGTCCGCGAGGAAACGTCGGTCTCCATCTACGACGCCGTCGAAATGGACTACAATCCGCGCGACGAGACCAAAATCGAGGCCTTTCTCGACGATGCCGGCTTCGACTACAGCATCGGCAGCGTCCACACCGTCGACGGCGATAACGTCCAGATACCCTCGGCGTTCACAGAGCGGACCGACGACGAGCTCAATGCCGTCGTCGACGACTACTTCGACACCCTCGTCTCGCTCATCGAGTCAGAACTGTTCGACATCGCCGCCCACGTCGACCTGATCGAACGCACCCCGCCGCTTCGCGGCCGCGCAACCACGGACCACTACCGCCGAGTCGCCCAGGCGTTCGCGGACTCGAGTACCATCCCAGAACTCAACGCGGGTCGAGCACTCACGGATGCCGAGATCGTCCACCCGTCGTCGGCGTTTCTGTCGACGCTGCGCGAGTACGACGTGCCGGTGACGATCGGCTCTGACTCCCACCGTCCCGGAGAGATCGGTAAGCGGGCGACGTTCCTCGAGGAGTACGCCGCCGAGTTGGGTCTGGAGCCGGTTTCGCCGTCGACGGTACTCGAGTCGTAG
- the aroC gene encoding chorismate synthase produces the protein MNGNRFGRLFQVTTFGESHGEAMGCTISGCPAGLELSEEDIQADLDRRKPGQSMITTSRGEPDDVSIKSGIQDGYTTGTPIGLVIQNKDARSGKYEPFITAPRPSHGDFTYSAKFGTRNWGGGGRSSARETVNWVAAGAIAKKLLAREGIELKAHVNQIGDIEAPEVSFEEMLEHSEENDVRCAHPETAAEMQELIEEYQEEGDSIGGSIYFEAQGVPVGLGAPRFDSLSARLGQAMMAVPATTAFEFGLGTEAAEWTGKERNDDWEFDSDGDPTPVENDHGGIQGGISSGEPIYGEVTLHAPTSIPKSQQTADWETGELKEEKVIGRHDPVLPPRGVPVVEAMLALTLVDFMLLSGRLNPDRVDDQPGEYDTDYHPSNPQNE, from the coding sequence ATGAACGGCAATCGGTTCGGTCGCCTCTTTCAGGTGACCACGTTCGGTGAGAGCCACGGCGAGGCGATGGGGTGTACCATCTCCGGCTGCCCCGCCGGCCTCGAGCTCTCCGAGGAGGATATTCAGGCCGACCTGGACCGGCGCAAGCCGGGTCAGTCGATGATCACGACCAGCCGCGGCGAACCCGACGATGTCTCGATCAAGTCCGGGATTCAGGACGGCTACACCACCGGCACACCAATCGGGCTCGTGATCCAGAACAAGGACGCGCGCTCGGGCAAGTACGAGCCCTTCATCACCGCGCCGCGGCCGTCGCACGGGGACTTTACGTACTCAGCAAAGTTCGGCACGCGAAACTGGGGCGGCGGCGGCCGCTCCTCGGCGCGGGAGACGGTCAACTGGGTCGCAGCGGGTGCAATCGCGAAGAAGTTGCTCGCCCGCGAGGGCATCGAACTCAAGGCCCACGTCAACCAGATCGGCGATATCGAAGCGCCCGAGGTCAGCTTCGAGGAGATGCTAGAGCACTCCGAGGAGAACGACGTGCGCTGTGCACACCCCGAGACGGCCGCCGAAATGCAGGAACTGATCGAGGAGTACCAGGAGGAGGGCGACTCGATCGGCGGTTCGATCTACTTCGAGGCGCAGGGAGTCCCCGTCGGACTCGGCGCGCCCCGCTTTGACTCGCTCTCGGCGCGACTCGGGCAGGCGATGATGGCAGTGCCGGCGACGACGGCGTTCGAGTTCGGCCTCGGAACAGAGGCCGCGGAGTGGACCGGAAAGGAGCGAAACGACGACTGGGAGTTCGATTCGGACGGGGATCCGACGCCCGTCGAGAACGACCACGGCGGCATCCAGGGCGGCATTAGCTCGGGCGAACCGATCTACGGCGAGGTCACCCTCCACGCACCGACCTCGATTCCGAAAAGCCAGCAGACTGCCGACTGGGAGACCGGCGAACTGAAAGAGGAGAAGGTCATCGGTCGGCACGACCCCGTTCTCCCGCCCCGTGGCGTGCCGGTCGTCGAGGCGATGCTCGCGCTGACGCTGGTCGACTTCATGCTGCTCTCGGGTCGGCTCAATCCCGACCGCGTCGACGACCAGCCCGGCGAGTACGACACCGACTACCATCCGAGCAACCCGCAAAACGAGTAG
- a CDS encoding alkaline phosphatase family protein encodes MLQESVERQLFTTQRAGGDFTRGDGNTGTDEDAGRGEYWFPAYDDYCVANVPETALSLLSHSSSDTFEHRLPKSVFDGVDLDGIDTVVLFLLDGFGYEHWKRDYRDHDLLARITDQGTVTPLTSIYPSETAAAITTLQTGSLPVEHGLLGWYQYLESADQVITTLPFLTTSGEPLESVAPDADPRELFDAETLYARAADEGIDSYVIQPEAYADSGYSRASTAGAERIGYDDPTDLAATIREVCESSGSGPSSTATSTPTRMPTYIYAYEPTIDAVSHVEGTTADRYQDELATITTQLQQEFVGALESSAAERTLLLVTADHGLVDTVPSENIEMGTWDDWPAIRESFRRDEHGEPRLPTGSPRNVHFHVQPDRIADVRERLETHLGDEAMIVTREVALEGDLFGPGVPSSLFESRCGDLLVIHRNRGLSWPLPGTDESAVGDQIGLHGGLTREEMLVPLAAVRLDSLRG; translated from the coding sequence ATGCTTCAGGAGTCGGTGGAACGACAGCTGTTCACGACACAACGGGCAGGTGGCGATTTCACCAGGGGCGACGGGAATACCGGTACAGATGAAGATGCCGGTCGGGGTGAGTACTGGTTCCCCGCGTACGACGACTACTGCGTCGCCAACGTTCCCGAAACCGCGCTCTCGCTGCTTTCGCACTCGAGTTCAGACACGTTCGAGCACCGACTCCCAAAATCCGTCTTCGATGGCGTGGACCTCGACGGCATCGACACCGTCGTCCTGTTCCTCCTCGACGGCTTCGGCTACGAACACTGGAAGCGCGACTATCGCGACCACGACCTGCTCGCCCGGATTACCGACCAGGGAACCGTCACGCCGCTCACCTCGATCTACCCTTCCGAAACCGCCGCAGCGATTACGACCCTCCAGACCGGTTCGCTGCCCGTTGAACACGGCCTTCTCGGCTGGTATCAGTACCTCGAATCAGCCGACCAGGTGATCACGACGCTTCCGTTCCTGACGACGAGCGGCGAGCCACTCGAGTCCGTCGCGCCAGACGCGGACCCGCGTGAGCTGTTCGACGCCGAGACGCTGTACGCACGGGCAGCCGACGAGGGAATCGACAGCTACGTTATTCAGCCCGAGGCGTACGCGGACTCGGGGTACAGCCGCGCCAGCACGGCCGGCGCAGAGCGGATCGGGTACGACGACCCGACAGACCTCGCGGCGACCATCCGAGAGGTGTGTGAGTCGTCTGGATCGGGGCCGTCGTCAACCGCAACGTCGACACCGACGCGGATGCCGACGTACATCTACGCCTACGAACCGACCATCGACGCGGTGTCCCACGTCGAAGGGACGACAGCCGACCGGTATCAGGACGAACTCGCCACGATCACGACGCAGCTCCAGCAGGAATTCGTGGGGGCACTCGAGTCCTCCGCCGCCGAGCGGACGCTCCTACTGGTGACGGCGGATCACGGACTCGTCGATACCGTACCCTCGGAGAACATCGAGATGGGGACGTGGGACGACTGGCCGGCCATTCGTGAGTCGTTCCGACGCGACGAACACGGCGAGCCGCGGCTGCCGACCGGCAGTCCGCGAAACGTCCACTTCCACGTACAGCCCGATCGAATCGCTGACGTTCGGGAGCGACTCGAGACCCACCTCGGAGACGAGGCGATGATCGTCACTCGTGAGGTGGCACTGGAGGGGGACCTGTTCGGCCCCGGGGTGCCGTCGTCGCTGTTCGAATCGCGCTGTGGCGACCTGCTCGTCATCCACCGCAATCGCGGGCTGTCGTGGCCGCTGCCGGGCACCGACGAGAGCGCGGTTGGGGACCAGATCGGCCTGCACGGTGGGCTCACGCGCGAGGAGATGCTCGTGCCGCTCGCGGCGGTGCGGCTGGATTCGCTTCGCGGGTAA